The proteins below are encoded in one region of Leishmania infantum JPCM5 genome chromosome 16:
- a CDS encoding trafficking protein particle complex subunit-like protein produces MSSSAHTSTSAAQLGNAAFDNNVKMSAEFLALTYGALVQQMVEELTQEDAVEQVNQQLYNMGHRIGARLIEEYSVRSGAAPCRTFSQAAEGVALVGLRMFLGVSAEVAQVKDAADTFAISFQDNPLALFVELPDGPLREYLWYSNLLCGVITGALSLVGLQTEARFSRDKLRGDSKNEIILHFKGRERETFQVERN; encoded by the coding sequence ATGTCGTCATCTGCCCACACGtccacctctgccgcgcagctgGGCAATGCAGCCTTCGACAACAATGTGAAGATGAGCGCCGAGTTCTTAGCCCTCACATACGGCGCTCTTGTGCAGCAGATGGTCGAGGAGCTCACTCAGGAAGACGCTGTGGAGCAGGTGAATCAGCAGCTCTACAACATGGGCCACCGAATCGGCGCTCGGCTGATCGAGGAGTACAgcgtccgcagcggcgctgctccgtgCCGCACCTTTAGCCAGGCCGCAGAAGGCGTCGCTCTTGTTGGGCTCCGCATGTTTCTCGGCGTGAGTGCGGAGGTGGCACAAGTGAAGGACGCAGCCGACACATTTGCAATCAGTTTCCAAGATAACCCGCTCGCCCTATTCGTGGAGCTGCCGGATGGACCGCTGCGGGAGTACCTGTGGTACTCGAACCTACTCTGCGGCGTCATCACGGGCGCGCTGAGCCTTGTCGGGCTGCAGACGGAAGCCCGCTTCTCACGCGACAAGCTGCGCGGCGACTCCAAGAACGAGATAATCCTTCACTTCAaggggcgggagagggagacgtTTCAGGTGGAGCGCAACTAG
- a CDS encoding putative ADP-ribosylation factor-like translates to MGQAKTKLNIIICGLDNSGKTTIINFMKPENQRSENIAATVGYNVDSFKKGNVYITAFDMSGAQKFRGLWESYYSNIDGVVFVIDSSDALRLCVVKDELEQMLHHADLKTCKVPFVFFANKMDLAGAKTPMELTQILQLNSLMGDHPMNIFASNALRGEGIHEGMDWLRSVMLRHLEQSKKK, encoded by the coding sequence ATGGGGCAAGCGAAGACGAAGCTGAACATCATCATTTGCGGGCTGGACAACAGCGGTAAAACCACCATCATCAACTTTATGAAGCCGGAGAACCAGCGCTCCGAGAACATCGCGGCCACCGTGGGGTACAACGTGGACAGCTTCAAGAAAGGAAATGTGTATATTACAGCGTTCGACATGAGCGGCGCGCAGAAGTTCCGAGGACTGTGGGAGAGCTACTACAGCAACATCGACGGTGTCGTGTTCGTGatcgacagcagcgatgccCTCCGCCTGTGCGTCGTGAAGGACGAGCTGGAGCAGATGCTCCATCACGCCGATCTCAAGACGTGCAAGGTGCCGTTTGTTTTCTTCGCCAACAAGATGGACCTCGCAGGGGCAAAGACGCCGATGGAGCTGACGCAGATCCTGCAGCTGAATAGTCTCATGGGTGATCATCCCATGAACATATTCGCCTCCAACGCACTGCGAGGCGAGGGCATTCACGAAGGGATGGACTGGCTGCGGTCAGTgatgctgcgccacctgGAGCAGTCCAAGAAGAAgtga
- a CDS encoding paraflagellar rod protein 2C, protein MSIAADMAYPAEAAAAADVPEVSDITLEAARKQKIHNLKLKTACLSNEEFIQDLHVSDWSETQKQKLAAAHEKATELLAAVESGTKWALTEAYDVQKLMRVCGLEMSVRELYKPEDKPQFMEIVALKKTLNELKQHPNKTRTVSLTGTIDNGVVKMEKAEEELRQSQLDASDLAKVPVPVLKSLEDCMNVTVVQNALQGNEDQIAAQLASIEKACEIRDVAIADGEMAIAEEQYYIKAQLLEHLVELVADKFRIIGQTEDENKSFDRIADTQKRAFQETAALKDGKRRLKGRCEDDLRSLHDAIQKADLEDAEALKRYATQKEKSEQLIAENVERQEEAWRKIQELERALQRLGTERFEEVKRRIEENDREERRRVEYQQFLDVCGQHKKLLELSVYNCDLALRCSGMVEELVAESCSAIKTRHDKTGEELAELRLQVHQEYLEAFRRLYKTLGQLVYKKEKRLEEIDRQIRTTHIQLEFAIETFDPNAKKHSDMKKELYKLRAQVEEELEMLKDKMAQALEMFGPTEDALHQAGIEFVHPAEEVEDGNLNRRSKIVEYRAHLAKQEEVKIAAEREELKRTKVLQSQQYRGKTVRQITE, encoded by the coding sequence ATGAGCATCGCTGCGGACATGGCGTACCcggcggaggccgccgcggcggcggatgtGCCGGAGGTGAGCGACATCACGCTGGAGGCTGCGCGCAAGCAGAAGATCCACAACCTGAAGCTGAAGACGGCGTGCCTGTCGAACGAGGAGTTCATCCAGGACCTGCACGTGTCCGACTGGAGCGAGACGCAGAAGCAGaagctcgctgctgcgcacgagAAGGCCACGGAGCTGCTTGCCGCGGTGGAGAGCGGGACGAAGTGGGCGCTGACGGAGGCGTACGACGTGCAGAAGctgatgcgcgtgtgcgggctgGAGATGTCCGTGCGCGAGCTGTACAAGCCGGAGGACAAGCCGCAGTTCATGGAGATCGTCGCGCTGAAGAAGACGCTGAACGAGCTGAAGCAGCACCCGAACAAGACGCGGACCGTGTCGCTGACGGGGACGATCGACAACGGCGTTGTGaagatggagaaggcggaggaggagctgcggcagtcACAGCTGGATGCGTCGGACCTGGCGAAGGTGCCGGTGCCTGTGCTGAAGAGCCTGGAGGACTGCATGAACGTGACTGTTGTGCAGAACGCGCTGCAGGGCAACGAGGACCAgatcgcggcgcagctcgcctcGATCGAGAAGGCGTGCGAGATCCGCGACGTTGCTATTGCGGACGGCGAGATGGCGATCGCGGAGGAGCAGTACTACAtcaaggcgcagctgctggagcacctCGTGGAGCTCGTGGCGGACAAGTTCCGGATCATTGGGCAGACGGAGGACGAGAACAAGAGCTTCGACCGGATCGCGGACACGCAGAAGCGCGCGTTCCAGGAGACTGCTGCGCTGAAGGACGGGAAGCGGCGGCTGAAGGGGCGGTGCGAGGACGACCTGCGCAGCCTGCACGACGCGATCCAGAAGGCGGACCTTgaggacgccgaggcgctgaagCGTTACGCGACgcagaaggagaagagcgagcaGCTGATCGCGGAGAACGTGGAGCGGCAGGAAGAGGCGTGGCGCAAGATccaggagctggagcgcgcgctgcagcgtctgGGGACGGAGCGCTTcgaggaggtgaagcggcGGATCGAGGAGAACGAccgcgaggagcggcgccgcgtggaGTACCAGCAGTTCCTGGACGTGTGCGGGCAGCACaagaagctgctggagctgtcCGTGTACAACTGCGACCttgcgctgcggtgcagcggcatgGTGGAGGAGCTCGTGGCggagagctgcagcgcgatcAAGACGCGGCACGACAAGACGggcgaggagctggcggagctgcggctgcaggtgCACCAGGAGTACCTGGAGGCGTTCCGGCGGCTGTACAAGACTCTCGGGCAGCTTGTGTAcaagaaggagaagcggctgGAGGAGATCGACCGCCAGATCCGGACGACGCACATCCAGCTGGAGTTCGCGATCGAGACGTTCGACCCGAACGCGAAGAAGCACTCGGACATGAAGAAGGAGCTGTAcaagctgcgcgcgcaggtggaggaggagctggagatgCTGAAGGACAAgatggcgcaggcgctggagaTGTTCGGGCCGACGGaggacgcgctgcaccaGGCGGGCATCGAGTTCGTGCACcccgcggaggaggtggaggacggCAACCTGAACCGCCGCAGCAAGATCGTGGAGTACCGCGCGCACCTTGCGAAGCAGGAAGAGGTGAAGATCGCCgcggagcgcgaggagctgaagcgcacgaaggtgctgcagagccAGCAGTACCGCGGCAAGACGGTGCGACAGATCACCGAGTag